The Snodgrassella alvi wkB2 genome window below encodes:
- a CDS encoding copper chaperone PCu(A)C: MKKILFSTLLASYAGLVLAQGIAANHAWARFSVPGMSSSGVFMDLDNHSGKDDVLLSVSSPVAMSGEVHETTEIDGVMKMRPLPQGLPLPAGKVTQLQPGKMHIMLMGLKKPLVKGTTIPVRLTFRYAKPLMLNVPVSVGSSASDNHHMHH, translated from the coding sequence ATGAAAAAAATTTTGTTTTCGACTTTATTGGCTTCATATGCAGGTTTGGTATTGGCACAAGGTATTGCTGCTAATCATGCATGGGCACGGTTCAGTGTGCCGGGAATGTCTTCCAGTGGTGTATTTATGGATTTGGATAATCATTCAGGTAAAGATGATGTTTTACTGAGTGTATCCAGCCCGGTGGCTATGTCTGGTGAAGTGCATGAAACAACCGAAATAGATGGCGTAATGAAAATGCGCCCTTTACCGCAAGGTTTGCCCTTACCTGCCGGTAAGGTGACCCAGCTTCAACCGGGGAAAATGCATATTATGTTAATGGGTTTAAAAAAGCCCTTAGTAAAAGGAACAACAATTCCGGTGCGTTTAACTTTTCGTTATGCCAAACCGTTAATGCTTAATGTTCCTGTCAGTGTCGGTTCTTCTGCTTCAGATAATCATCATATGCATCATTAG
- a CDS encoding AsmA family protein: MKLIVFSCLSIILLLTIDIAVLHYLFNAEEINKRANAMMANSGHQVIFDQDINRAMFPRPTVTLHNVRIKNKFSKADDIHIDDMKIGLGWQSLFGRMTIEKLQLTNAHVNLVRDSQRQWNLSDLWEQQQKNNQLKINRFILENASFRINDGQNIQKINQLNLQWHNLGNNSLLKLDGTLSGQYMQTMQCQLSAVYRPDAVMQWQDINLEVKTKLPSLGDSNGQWHFDARWLPQQQLFQTTAVQWQWHSQHNQLHISGNGQNWQLGWAKLLLPQLNGVATAQIGDNEINATLSASNTSWIQNQWSLSQFQIDSGWQSHLYQTALTVSGQLNWLDMRHWKISNLSVNSHQDAVNALPYLRFISDLTGSLHGDDNGNAQLVLQGQFDNQPVDINLNYQSDKNSGKVNGNIHLVQLNLRPYIDNTTGILPSDWQKLWQNWFKNRSVNTLLNIDSLQTHKVQLNQLKTNLSIDAHNFTLQPFSIQMYGGNSQGMLQISNANPLSWKIQQHVNNVQIKSFLQDTFGWQNLDGTADADFELHGNGMNRNQWLSTLTGNAKLQIHQGFWNGIDINNILQNSENQTTVAYNETSQTPFRNIKLFIPVENGKSKNGRIELHADNFDIKGTGSVKWLQQQMDYNVLVATRRAQQQNLLPLRINGTFSRPSFTIDYQKLTAGLHTSQQKQDSLRQTLQQQWLWLNQGASSSSETHTSARQP, translated from the coding sequence TTGAAGCTGATTGTATTCAGCTGCCTGAGCATTATCCTTTTGCTAACCATTGATATAGCCGTTTTGCATTATTTATTTAATGCAGAAGAAATTAATAAACGGGCAAATGCCATGATGGCAAATAGTGGCCATCAGGTTATTTTTGACCAGGATATAAACCGTGCTATGTTTCCACGCCCGACAGTTACTTTGCACAATGTACGTATTAAAAATAAATTCAGCAAAGCCGACGATATTCATATTGATGATATGAAAATTGGTTTAGGGTGGCAAAGTTTGTTTGGTCGCATGACAATTGAAAAATTACAGCTTACAAATGCACACGTTAATCTTGTTAGAGATAGTCAGAGGCAATGGAATTTGAGCGATTTATGGGAACAACAACAAAAAAATAATCAATTGAAAATTAATCGCTTTATTTTGGAAAATGCCAGCTTCCGTATCAATGACGGACAAAATATTCAGAAAATTAATCAGCTAAATTTACAATGGCATAATCTTGGTAATAACAGTTTGCTTAAACTGGATGGGACGCTCAGCGGCCAATACATGCAGACTATGCAATGTCAGCTAAGTGCTGTTTACCGTCCTGATGCGGTTATGCAGTGGCAGGATATCAATCTGGAAGTAAAAACTAAGCTACCTTCTTTGGGCGATAGTAATGGCCAATGGCATTTTGATGCGCGCTGGCTGCCTCAGCAGCAGCTTTTTCAGACAACTGCTGTCCAATGGCAATGGCACAGTCAGCATAATCAGTTGCATATATCAGGTAATGGTCAGAACTGGCAACTTGGTTGGGCTAAACTATTATTACCACAATTGAACGGTGTGGCTACCGCACAAATTGGTGATAATGAGATTAATGCAACTTTATCTGCCAGTAATACCAGCTGGATACAGAATCAATGGTCTTTATCACAGTTTCAGATTGATAGTGGCTGGCAAAGTCATTTATATCAAACTGCTTTAACCGTGAGCGGTCAGTTAAACTGGCTGGATATGCGGCATTGGAAAATTAGTAATTTATCGGTTAACAGCCATCAGGATGCTGTTAATGCTCTGCCTTATTTGCGGTTTATCAGTGATCTGACGGGCAGTCTTCATGGAGATGACAACGGTAATGCACAGTTAGTATTACAAGGTCAGTTCGATAATCAACCTGTGGATATTAACTTAAATTACCAAAGTGATAAAAATTCAGGAAAAGTGAATGGAAATATTCATCTTGTTCAGCTAAATTTACGCCCGTATATAGATAATACTACCGGTATACTTCCATCTGACTGGCAAAAGTTGTGGCAAAACTGGTTTAAAAACCGTTCTGTTAATACCCTACTTAATATCGATTCTTTGCAGACGCATAAAGTGCAACTGAATCAGCTGAAAACCAATCTTTCAATTGATGCGCATAATTTTACACTGCAACCATTCAGTATTCAGATGTATGGCGGAAACAGTCAGGGAATGTTACAGATTAGCAATGCTAATCCCTTGAGCTGGAAAATTCAGCAACATGTAAATAATGTGCAGATAAAATCTTTTCTTCAGGATACATTTGGCTGGCAAAACCTTGACGGAACTGCAGATGCCGATTTTGAGTTACATGGTAATGGAATGAACCGTAATCAATGGCTGTCGACTCTGACTGGTAATGCTAAATTACAAATTCATCAGGGTTTCTGGAACGGGATTGATATTAATAACATTTTGCAAAACAGTGAGAATCAGACTACCGTTGCTTATAATGAAACCAGCCAAACGCCATTCCGTAATATTAAGCTGTTTATTCCGGTAGAGAACGGTAAGAGTAAAAACGGACGAATAGAATTGCATGCTGATAACTTTGATATTAAAGGAACGGGTAGTGTTAAATGGCTACAGCAGCAAATGGATTATAATGTGCTGGTTGCTACTCGGCGTGCTCAGCAGCAAAATTTACTGCCATTACGCATTAATGGCACTTTTAGCCGCCCTTCCTTTACAATTGATTATCAGAAACTGACTGCCGGTTTACACACTTCACAACAAAAACAGGACAGTTTGCGGCAAACATTACAGCAGCAATGGTTATGGCTGAATCAAGGAGCTAGTTCCTCTTCCGAAACTCATACCTCTGCTCGTCAGCCATGA